In Eremothecium gossypii ATCC 10895 chromosome V, complete sequence, the genomic stretch ATATGGATCGCCCTTTACGCATATTTGACCTGGCGGCACTTTCCGTACGACGTTATTTTTCATGGGCTTAAAAAGTCAGGCATACTGATCGCAACTGATGCATCGCAATTAAAGAGCACTAAATAGGCCAGCCAGGAGTTATGTCGTCGTTAGAGGAGAAGAGAGCCATATTAGAGGAATTGGAAGTTATTGAAGGTGCAATATCGGCGAGGATAGAACGTAACCCCGAGATCTACTATTCATACCTAAAAGAATTGCAATTGGTAAATCCCGATGAGAAGGTGCTCGATAATATATCGAAAGATGATATCAATTCCAATCGCATTTATGTAAACAAGAAGGCTCGGAGGAGTAGGAAACAGCTGATACTACAGCAGCACGAAATTGCGCGCTTTCTGCAGCGTTACTGGAAGCAGGTGAAACGTTTAAATGCATTTAAAAGCGATGATATCGAATCGTTGCGAGATCCAAACATGAATTTCGAAACGTTCGAAGCTGATATCAAGGAGCTGCAAGAAAGACAGGCAGAGGGTGCGGACTCGGAGTCTGCCATTTCTTCTCTAGAGCGCAAGCGACGAGAATATTCCATGTTTTCAGCGTCCAGCGGGGCAGATCAGACCATTTTGTCGAACGTCGGTCAGTTCATCGATGTAAATAAACTTTTTATGTGGGAGGAGCATTATGGAGAATACTTATTCCTGGAACGACTACACCAGGATTGGCTCAACGTTGTCAAGGATGGCAGTGTCACGTTGCTGCAGTTCATCGCCTTCCTGGAGAGCTTCGCAGGGACCGGATATCTGaccgcgccgcctgtcGACCGTAATAGCAAACGCTACCAGGTTTTTATCCAGAAGCTTGTTACCTACCTCGAGGGCGCTTTTCGTAACACATATCCTCTGTTAAACCACCGGTTGCTAGAGAACCGCATTAGCCAGAGCTTCGAGTCATATATTGCTAATCCCGTAGAAGACCCTCCGCGTGGATTGTTGTGCATAGCATGTGGGAAGCACTTTAAGGTAGGGACAGTATTTGCGGGTCATTTGCTCGGTAAGAAGCACGCCCAGAGCGTGACCACCAAGGTCGCGACACTGCGCGCGGAACATA encodes the following:
- the PRP9 gene encoding SF3a splicing factor complex subunit PRP9 (Syntenic homolog of Saccharomyces cerevisiae YDL030W (PRP9)) produces the protein MSSLEEKRAILEELEVIEGAISARIERNPEIYYSYLKELQLVNPDEKVLDNISKDDINSNRIYVNKKARRSRKQLILQQHEIARFLQRYWKQVKRLNAFKSDDIESLRDPNMNFETFEADIKELQERQAEGADSESAISSLERKRREYSMFSASSGADQTILSNVGQFIDVNKLFMWEEHYGEYLFLERLHQDWLNVVKDGSVTLLQFIAFLESFAGTGYLTAPPVDRNSKRYQVFIQKLVTYLEGAFRNTYPLLNHRLLENRISQSFESYIANPVEDPPRGLLCIACGKHFKVGTVFAGHLLGKKHAQSVTTKVATLRAEHTLHYLVIYLATSIENTRALVERKYAFTSGERNREMATIRDAYDAPAYSSGEPEDVIETPQQQQNAHPDDVNPLNLPLGPDGYPIPYWLYKLQGLDIEYACEICGNHVYKGRRIFERHFQEQRHAYGLRCLGIEPSPAFKDIYNIAEAQQLFQSLQSSTGPAGLATRRAGAISSSANTRKLEVEVEDEDGNVMTHQVYEDLKKQGLL